The Arvicanthis niloticus isolate mArvNil1 chromosome 2, mArvNil1.pat.X, whole genome shotgun sequence genome includes a window with the following:
- the Ppp6c gene encoding serine/threonine-protein phosphatase 6 catalytic subunit isoform X1 — translation MAPLDLDKYVEIARQCKYLPENDLKRLCDYVCDLLLEESNVQPVSTPVTVCGDIHGQFYDLCELFRTGGQVPDTNYIFMGDFVDRGYYSLETFTYLLALKAKWPDRITLLRGNHESRQITQVYGFYDECQTKYGNANAWRYCTKVFDMLTVAALIDEQILCVHGGLSPDIKTLDQIRTIERNQEIPHKGAFCDLVWSDPEDVDTWAISPRGAGWLFGAKVTNEFVHINNLKLICRAHQLVHEGYKFMFDEKLVTVWSAPNYCYRCGNIASIMVFKDVNTREPKLFRAVPDSERVIPPRTTTPYFL, via the exons cGGCTATGTGACTATGTTTGTGATCTGCTCTTGGAAGAGTCAAATGTTCAGCCAGTGTCAACGCCAGTAACAGTGTGCGGGGACATACATGGACAG ttttatGATCTTTGTGAACTGTTCAGAACTGGAGGTCAGGTTCCTGACACAAACTACATATTTATG GGTGATTTTGTAGACAGAGGTTACTATAGTTTGGAGACCTTCACTTATCTTCTTGCACTAAAGGCTAAGTGGCCTGACCGTATTACACTTTTAAGAGGAAATCATGAGAGTAGACAGATAACACAGGTGTATGGATTTTATG aTGAGTGCCAAACCAAATATGGAAATGCTAATGCCTGGAGATACTGTACCAAAGTTTTTGACATGCTCACAGTAGCAGCT TTAATAGATGAGCAGATTTTGTGTGTTCATGGTGGTTTATCTCCTGATATCAAAACACTGGATCAAATACGAACTATTGAACGAAATCAGGAAATTCCTCACAAAGGAGCATTTTGTGACCTGGTGTGGTCAGATCCTGAAGATGTGGACACTTGGGCAATCAGTCCCAGAGGAGCAGGTTGGCTATTTGGAGCAAAAGTCACAAATGAG TTTGTTCATATCAACAACTTAAAACTCATCTGCAGAGCACATCAGCTTGTGCACGAAGGCTATAAGTTTATGTTTGACGAGAAGCTGGTCACAGTGTGGTCTGCTCCTAACTACTGCTATCGCTGTGGAAACATTGCTTCCATCATGGTCTTCAAAGATGTCAATACAAGAGAACCAAAGTTATTCCGAGCAGTTCCAGATTCAGAGCGTGTTATTCCTCCCAGAACCACGACGCCGTATTTCCTCTGA
- the Ppp6c gene encoding serine/threonine-protein phosphatase 6 catalytic subunit isoform X2 encodes MGDFVDRGYYSLETFTYLLALKAKWPDRITLLRGNHESRQITQVYGFYDECQTKYGNANAWRYCTKVFDMLTVAALIDEQILCVHGGLSPDIKTLDQIRTIERNQEIPHKGAFCDLVWSDPEDVDTWAISPRGAGWLFGAKVTNEFVHINNLKLICRAHQLVHEGYKFMFDEKLVTVWSAPNYCYRCGNIASIMVFKDVNTREPKLFRAVPDSERVIPPRTTTPYFL; translated from the exons ATG GGTGATTTTGTAGACAGAGGTTACTATAGTTTGGAGACCTTCACTTATCTTCTTGCACTAAAGGCTAAGTGGCCTGACCGTATTACACTTTTAAGAGGAAATCATGAGAGTAGACAGATAACACAGGTGTATGGATTTTATG aTGAGTGCCAAACCAAATATGGAAATGCTAATGCCTGGAGATACTGTACCAAAGTTTTTGACATGCTCACAGTAGCAGCT TTAATAGATGAGCAGATTTTGTGTGTTCATGGTGGTTTATCTCCTGATATCAAAACACTGGATCAAATACGAACTATTGAACGAAATCAGGAAATTCCTCACAAAGGAGCATTTTGTGACCTGGTGTGGTCAGATCCTGAAGATGTGGACACTTGGGCAATCAGTCCCAGAGGAGCAGGTTGGCTATTTGGAGCAAAAGTCACAAATGAG TTTGTTCATATCAACAACTTAAAACTCATCTGCAGAGCACATCAGCTTGTGCACGAAGGCTATAAGTTTATGTTTGACGAGAAGCTGGTCACAGTGTGGTCTGCTCCTAACTACTGCTATCGCTGTGGAAACATTGCTTCCATCATGGTCTTCAAAGATGTCAATACAAGAGAACCAAAGTTATTCCGAGCAGTTCCAGATTCAGAGCGTGTTATTCCTCCCAGAACCACGACGCCGTATTTCCTCTGA